TACACACCAATTAGCTCAAATGATCTCGCAAGAATTAAAACACAAGAACTTTGAAGTTGATTTAGTAAGATTAGAACCAGTTGACGGAGCAAAGACATTTGCTGGACAGGGCATGACAGCCCTGCAAAGGAAAAGGGTGAATATTGGTGATGTTAATTTTGACCTGAGCATGTATGACATGATATGGTTTGGTTCACCTGTCTGGGCCTTCAGTCCAGCACCAGCATTAAATACCTATCTGGATAAATGCTATGGGCTTGATGGGAAAAAGGTTGTAGTGTTTTATACATACGGAAGCGGCACAGGAAAGGGCAGAGCTGTGAAAATTGTTAACAAGATGTTAGAACATAAGAGGACAAAATCCCTGCATTCTTTATTAATCGCACAAAGAGACCTAAAAAATTCTCAAGATATTAATAATAAGGTAAATGAGCTTTTAGAAAGCATATTACAAAAATGAAACAACATGAAGTCCTGGATCTCTTTAGAAAGCGCAATGCTCTTCTTGAAGGCCATTTTCTGCTCTCTTCAGGTCTTCATAGCAGTCAATATATTCAATGCGCTAAGGTTCTCCAGTATCCAGAGTGTGGGACTAAACTTGGAAAAGCTATTGCAGAGCTTTTCCAACATATACAATGCGATGTAGTTGTATCTCCTGCAATTGGAGGAATTCTCATTGCACAGGAAGTTGCCAGAGCTTTAGGTACTAGAGCTATATTCTGTGAAAGAAAAGGTGGAAAGATGATTCTTCGGAGAGGCTTTGGAATTAAAAAAAAAGAACGTGTACTTATTATTGAAGATATCATCACTACAGGCCGCTCGACTATGGAAGTTATCGCAACTGTAGAAAGTTTCAAAGGCTGTATTGTTGGTATTGGTGCAATAATTGACAGAAGTGAGAAAAAAATTAACTTTCCCACAGAATTTAAGAGCCTTGCTAAGTTAAGTCTTGAAAATTATAATTCTGACAATTGTTTAATATGTAAACAGGGGAAAATTTCTTTAGTAAAGCCAGGAAGCAGAGAAAAAATAGAAGTTTAGGAGGTATATATGTTGCGTTATCTTACAGCAGGTGAATCACATGGGCCAAGTCTTACAGCTATCCTTGAAGGCATGCCAGCTGGATTGAGGATAAATAAGGCAGAGATAAACAGAAAACTTGCAAGAAGACAATCCGGATATGGCAGAGGTGAAAGGATGCAGATTGAGCACGATACTGTTCAAATAACCTCTGGACTGCGCATGGGATTAACACTTGGCTCGCCGATTACAATGATCATAGGGAATAAGGATTGGAAGAACTGGAAAAATGAACCCCCTATAACAAGTCCCAGACCAGGACATGCTGATCTTGCTGGAATTATGAAATATAATCAACTGGACATAAGGAATATCCTTGAGCGTTCAAGTGCTCGCGAAACAGCAGCTAGAGTTGCAGTTGGCACAATTACTAAAAAGCTACTTAATAAATTTGGTATAGAGATTATAAGTCGTGTATGCGAAATTGGCGGTGTGGAAAAAAATGAAAAACTAATGAGAGAGAAAATAGACCAAGCACGAAAAAACGGCGATAGTCTGGGAGGTATATTTGAAATAACAGTAAAGTATGTTCCTGTAGGATTAGGATCTCATGTGCATTGGGACAGAAAACTGGATGGAAGACTGGCTCAATGTTTGATGAGCATTCAAGGAATAAAGGGTGTTGAAATAGGTCTTGGATTCGCTGCATCAAGAAAACCAGGTTCAAAGGTTCATGATGAAATAATATATGACTACAATTTTGAACGAAGGACTAATAATGCCGGTGGAATTGAAGGAGGCATTTCAAACGGAGAGGACATAGTCATTCGCGGAGCAATGAAACCAATTCCAACCCTTAAAAAGGCTCTTAACTCAGTAGATATAATTACAAAAAAAACTGTTAAAGCAAAAGTAGAACGTTCTGATGTTTGCGCAGTTCATGCTGCAAGCGTTGTAGGAGAAGCAGTCGTAGCCTTTGAAATTGCAAATGCTATGTGCGAAAAATTTGGCGGAGATAGTATTAAAGAGATGAAGCGAAACTACAATTCCTACATTAGAACGATAAGAAGGATTTGAAACGATGAGACTTCAGGTAAATCCAACGCGAATGGAGGTGCTAAATCTTAGGCGAAGACTTGCACTTGCAAGACGTGGGCATAAGCTGCTTAAGGACAAACAGGATGAACTTATGCGCAGATTCATGATATTTCTGGATCATAACAAAGAGCTTCGTAAGAAAGTTGACGAGGAACTTAAAAAAATCTTTAATCTGTATTTGGGAGTATGTTCCCGGACAAATAAAGAATCATTATACTCTGCAATAAAATACCCTCAGAAGGTACCAGAATTTCTTTCATCAAAACTAACAGTTCTCAATATAAAAACACCACACATTGAAATAAGCAAACAAGGGAATCCTTTTTCCTATGGATTTAAAGATTCCTCTCCAGATCTGGACACTACGTTAAGCATGCTGGATGCGCTTCTTCCTGAAATGTTGAAACTAGCAGAAATAGAAAAGCTCATACATCTGGTAGCAGATGAGATAAAGAAAACCAGAAGAAGAGTCAATGCACTAGAATATATCTTAATACCAAATCTAGAAGAAACAATAACCTACATTACAATGAAGCTCAGCGAACTTGAGCTTGCAAACATTGTCAGGCTAATGAAGATTAAGGATATTGCGCGGGCAAAATAATGAGAGTATGTGCACTAGTCCCTAATGCCGGGTCTGGGGCAAGGATGAAAACTGCCCTTCCAAAACAATATCTTGTCTTAGATACCAAACCTGTTCTCATTCATACACTGAACATACTTGATAAGGCGAAATGCATAAATGAAATCATCCTTATTTCAGATAAAAAATACATAGAAAAGTCGCGTTTACTGATTCAAAAATACAATATCAAAAAAGTTTCAAGAATTGTCTGTGGAGGCAAAACAAGACAGGAATCAGTTTACAGGGGACTTATGAGTATTAGAAACACGCCTGATATTATACTAATTCATGACGCAGTAAGGCCCTTTATTACTTCTGAGCTTATTAGTAAATCAATAAAAACTGCTAATAAGCATGGTGCTGCTGTAATAGGGCTTCCTTTGTTTGACACAATAAAACTGGTTAAAGATAATTGTATTGAAAGAACTGTTGACAGAACCAATTTATGGAGAGTTCAAACTCCTCAGGTATTTAGATACTGTCTTATAAAAACCGCATACCAAAAAGCTAATAAAAACAAGTTTTCAGGAACGGACGATGCTTCATTAGTGGAACAATTAAATCATTCTGTTAGGATAGTTCAAGGCTCTGAGGGGAATATAAAAATTACAGACCAAAAACAATTTAAATTACTTGGAGGGAATTACAAATGCTGGTTGGAATAGGTTATGATATACACAGATTAGTTATAAACCGTGATCTTATTATAGGTGGAGTGAAGATTCCTTTTATATTTGGACTAAAAGGCCACTCTGACGGAGATGTTCTGGTTCATGCTATATGCGATGGGATTCTTGGCGCAATAAATAGAGGTGATATTGGACAACATTTTCCGGATGATGACCCGCTTTTTGATGGCGTCTCCAGTCTTAAATTTCTTGAAGAAATGGACCCTATTCTGCGAATGGAAAACATGGAAATCAACAATATTGATACCATTATATTTACAGAAAAGCCCAAGATGGCTCCTTATATTGATGGTATGAAATTGAACATTGCCAAAGCCTTAAATACTAAAAAGGATAAAATAAGCATAAAAGCTAAAACATATGAACAACTCGGACCAATAGGAGAGGGAAAAGCTGTTGGGGCACAGGCAATCGTTAGTCTGCATGTTAAAGAACTATGAATAATAGAGAAATTGCCGAAATATTCCATTCTATAGCCGATATTCTGGAGATTAAGGCTGGAAATCCATTTAGGATAAGGGCTTATAGAAGAGCTGCGCAGGTAATCGAAGAACTATCTCAATCTATTAAAGATATCTGTACTAATGGCAAGCTGCCAAACATACCGGGCATTGGAGAGGGAATTGCTGGAAAAATATCAGAGCTTATACAAACAGGAAAACTTAAAGAATATGAGACAATTAAGAAAAGTGTGCCTTCTGGATTACTGGAGATTTTGAACATATCAAGTGTTGGTCCTAAAACAGTTGCTTTTATCTACAAAGAATTAGGTATAACAAGTGTTGAAGGACTTGAGAAAGCAGCCAAAGATCATAGACTGGCAAAGTTTCCAGGTATGGGAGAAAAAAAGGAAGAAAATATTATCCGTGGAATTAAAATCTTACGGGAGACTAAGGAAAGAATTCCCATATATGAGGCAGAGATAATTGCGCAGGAGATAATTAGCCAGCTTAAAAAGCTAAGAGCTATAGATAAAATCAGTATCGCAGGCAGCTTACGCAGACGGCGGGAGACAATAGGAGACATTGATATACTGGTCGCATCGGATAAGCCGGATCAAGTAATGGATGCTTTTACAACATTGCCTCAGGTTAAGCAAATACTGGCAAAAGGAAGCACGCGTTCAAGTGTTAGAATTGAGGGTGGAAGACAGGTAGATATACGAGTTGTCGAAACAGATTCCTTTGGTGCAGCACTTCATTATTTCACAGGGTCAAAGGCTCACAACATAAGAATAAGAGAATTAGGTATTAAAAAGGGGCTTAAAATTAATGAATATGGTGTTTTTAAACGTGCTTTGCTAGAAGAGAAGAAAATCGCTGGAAGAGAGGAGATTGATGTCTTTAAAAGTATTGGTATGCCTTATATCTGTCCTGAAATAAGAGAGGATCGCGGAGAAATTGAGGCAGGACTTTCGGGCACACTCCCAAAATTAATAGAAATTAGTAACTTAAGAGGGGATTTACATATTCACTCAAACTGGAGTGATGGAATAAATTCTATAGAAGAAATGGTAGAAGCTGCAATAAAAAGAGAATATAAATACATAGCAATATGTGACCATTCCAAAAGCCTGAAAGTTGCAGGAGGATTAGATGAGGGGCAACTTATAGAAAGACAGAAAGAAATTGATAAGTTGAATAATAAATACAAGAAATTTAGAATATTATCAGGTATTGAACTGGAGATACGTATTAATGGAGAACTTGATTTCAGCGATGATATATTGGAAAGCCTGGATGTTGTAATTGGCGCAATACATACTGGTTTTTCTCAGAATGAAAGTGTTAATACAGCCAGAATTATAAAAGCTATGGAAAACAGAAATATTGATATTATTGCACATCCTACAGGCCGCTTACTTGGGAAAAGAGAAGCGTATAAAATAGATATCCCCGCTATTATCAAAGCAGCAGCAGATACAGGAACTGCGCTTGAAATAAATGCCTTTCCTGAACGCCTAGATCTAGCTGATGTCTATCTTCAAGAAGCAAAAGAAAAAGGCGCTAAATTCGCAATTAATACAGATGCTCATAGTATTTCACAACTAGATTTTGCCAAATTTGGTATTGGAGTCGCCAGACGCGGCTGGCTCGAAAAACAAGACGTTATAAATTGAGCCCGTTCAACGTTATAACATGTTAATACGCAAGGGGTTAGAGATGGTGATTTTAGAGAGTAACCCAAAAATTCTCTCAAAACGGCGTTTTTTTGGCGTTATCGAGGTGAGAGATCGAAAAAGTAACCCAATTTTTTACACTCAAGATGGCGAAAGTAACCCAACATTTTGGAAGGTCGTTAAAACCCATGAAATCTCATAACACTATGATATTTTTATTGTTGTGGTGTATGGGGTGTGTTCTGTATGCTCCTGAAATATTGAACGCCAATATTGAACAGGAGGTACAAAGTATGACGCGTAAATACACACTACAAGAGATGGAATTTCTGGAGTACTTTCGTAGCATCGACAAACATACTATTGGAGAAATCCTTTCCGAATATCACTCGACTGGACCCACAGGCTACTCAAGCTCTTTGGTACTCTCGCGTATCTTGAAGGTTAAAGAGAGGATCTCTTCTGATAGAGAACTCACAGAAAAGTTAGCTAAGAATCCAATCTATCGTGATGCTGTTGGGATAAACTCTAATGAGATCCCTGCGCATAATACCTTCAACACCCTTCGCCATCGACTGGGAACTGAAGGATTTTTACGTATTCATCGACACTTTGTTTTTCAGGCATATAAGACTGGCTTACTTACTCCACCGCTGAAGAATCTTCCGGAGATGCTCGGAGACAAGATCATTCTCATTGGAGACTCAACTTTTCTCTTAGCGGTTGCATCCACCAAAGGAGAAAAAGATAAAGAAGGCAACTGGCTTTTTACTGACGAGAGCATTGCTTTTGGGAGACCGCACCACAAGCACAAATATCCTGTTGGGCATCGGGCTCACACAGTTATGTCCGTCAGTGGGATTCCCATCGTGAGTTTGCTTGCTCCAGCTAATGAAAGCGATGAGACTTATATCATGCCTGTTTTGTGGGAAGCTGTCACTCGATACCCAGAGTTTCCTTTTGGTTGTGTCATCCTTGATTCTGGATATGACTCGGAGGATTTACATCGAGACATCTATACGGAGTTTCATCTCCTGCCGATAATCATCCGTAAACCTTCTATGAAGTATGGTCGTGGCTTCAGCACTGAGGGAACACCACTGTGTCCCTTTGGGTATCCGACTCGACGTAAAGGAATCGAATACAATCATCAACGCACCAAGTTTGCATGTTACCATATCTGTAAGAAAGATTCACAGCGGTTAATCTTCAAGTGCCCATACGAAGATTCTAAAAGCCGTTTCGGCTGGATGACACGTACACGTTTCAAAGATAGCTATCGTAAGCAAGGACCCGCTGTTCCTGGATCAAGGGCGTATAAAAGACTCAAACCACTTCGTACTGGTATTGAACGTTATTATGGGTTGGCCAAAGAAAACCGCTACAGGATGGAGAGTAGCAATACTTACATGGGGCATGACAATGTGCTTATCCACGTCATCGAGCATGACATCGTCTTAACTCTGGATATCATCTTTCAGCACGCTCGAACTGGAAAGCGTAGCGACGTAATTGAGGTGTAATATTGAACAGGCTCAAATTGTCTTAATATAGATGAATTGCAAAAATTCTTAGGAGTTTTTTAGTTTCTTATTATCCTTCTCAACTTTATCAGCAAGCTCTTTTCTATACTCTTTAAGCTTTTTTGTAATAGAAGGATTTTTTAAAGCTAATATTTCCGCAGCCAGTATGCCTGCATTCTTTGCTCCGCTCTTGCCAATAGCCATAGTAGCAACTGGAATTCCACCTGGCATTTGCACTGTTGAATACAGAGCATCTACGCCTTTTAACTCAGAAGACGGGATTGGAACTCCAATTACAGGAAGAAGTGTATGAGAAGCTAGAACTCCGCCGAGATGCGCTGCTGCGCCTGCTCCCGCTATTATTATTTCCAGTCCATTCTTTGCAGCATTTTTAGCGTACTCTGCCGCTTTAGCAGGAGTACGATGCGCAGAACATATTGTTAATTCATATTGAATATCAAAAAAATCCAATATTTTACATGTCTCCATTATATACTCTCTATCTGAGATACTTCCAATTACAATTCCCACTTGTGCTTTAGCCATGTTTTGTCCCCTTTCTTATAAATATTTCAGTGCCTTATCTGCAATATCACTCCTAAAATACATCTTGTTAAAATGTATTTCTCCAACTGCTTTATACGCCTTATCAATAGCCTGTTCAATATTAGCACCAAGAGCTGTTACACCAAGAACTCTTCCGCCAGAGGTTGCAATATCTACTCCTGCTAAGACTGTGCCTGCGTGAAATACAACTACATCCTGTAATTCCTCAGCTTGTTTAATTCCTATTATTTTTTCTCCCTTCTTATATGGACCCGGATAACCTCCAGATGCTATCACAACACATACTGCCGTCTCATTTCTCCACTCAATACTCGCTTCATTCAGCTTTCCATCTATACAGGATTCCATAATATCAATTAAGTCTGTTTTTAGTCTTGGTAGTATTACCTGGGTCTCAGGATCTCCGAATCTCACATTAAACTCAAGGACTTTCAGTCCACTCTCTGTAATCATAAGACCTGCGTAAAGAACGCCTTTATATGACATTCCTTTTTTTTCCATCTTATTTATTATGGGTTGAAAGACCTGCGAGGATATCGTCTTCATCATATCTTCATTAATAACCGGAGCAGGGGAATATGCTCCCATTCCTCCTGTGTTTGGCCCCTTATCTCCGTCATAGATTGCTTTATGATCCTGAGACGCGACCATTGGTATAAAACTCTCTCCATCACAGAATGCAAGTATTGATGCCTCTTCTCCAACTAAGCATTCCTCAATCATAATTTTATCTCCAGCTTTCCCAAATGCCCTTTTAACCATTATCAGTTCAACCGCTTCTAATGCTTCTTCTTTTGTTTTTGCAACAATCACGCCTTTCCCAGCAGCAAGTCCGTCAGCTTTTACGACAATGGGAACAGGTTGCGATTTTATGTACTGTGCGGCTCTATCTGAATCCTCAAATACTTCGCACTTACCTGTTGGCACTCCTGCTTCAAGCATTATCTCCTTTGCAAAGATCTTACTTCCTTCAAGCTGAGAAGCACCCTTTGACGGACCAAAGACTCTTAAATTTCTTTTTTCAAATTCATCAACTATCCCCTTTGTAAGGGATGCTTCAGGACCAACCACAGTTAAATCGATTTCCTTCTCTTCTGCAAAACGGATAAGTTCAGAAATATTCTCAGCTTTTATTGGAACACATTCTGCTTTCTGACTGATACCAGCATTTCCCGGAGCACAATAGATTTTAGAAACTCTTAGACTCTGAGCAATCTTCCAGACAAGTGCATGCTCACGTCCACCACTTCCAATAACCAGAACCTTCATAAAAAACTCCCTATTTTATAAATTCATTATAAAGCAAGCTCTACTCAAAATCAAACTTGACAGGATTTTTCATCTTCCCTATAATCGTAAATGCTCTGTGAACGGTAAATGGCGGTGTAGCTCAGCTGGTTAGAGCGGGAGAATCATAATCTCTGTGTCCGGGGTTCGAGTCCCTGCACCGCTACAAATGCAGTTAATATTCCTTAGGCAAATCATTTAATTCAGCCAGAGAGAAGATAGGGCCATCTTTACAGACGTATTTATTGCCTATATTACATCTGCCGCACTTTCCTATACCGCACTTCATTCTCATTTCAAGTGAGTTTAATATATTCTCAGGAGAGAATCCTAATTCTACAAGCTTTGGAATAGTAAATTTTATCATTACAGGCGGTCCGCATATTATTGCCACTGCCCCCTGAGCAGAGGGGGCGACTTCTCCCACAACAGTTGGGACAAACCCTTCTCTTCCCTTCCAGCCTTTATCTCCTTTATCAACGGTAACGTATAATTTTACATCATCTCTTTCAGCCCATTCTTCCAGCTCTTTTTTATAAATTAGGTCGTCTGGACTCCTTGCCCCATAGATAACTGTAATATTTTTGAACTTGTTTCTGTTATTGTGATGAATCATATATGTAGTTAAGGAACGCAGGGTTGTAAAAGCAAAACCGCCTCCTATAACCACGACACTTTTACCTATAATATTTTTTGACTGAAAACTATTGCCAAAAGGGCCGCGAATCCCGACTTCATCTCCTGTAAATAAGTTGTGAAGAGCGTTTGTCACCACTCCCTTTTCATACCACTTAACAGTGAACTTTAAAATCCCCTTCTCTGTTGGAGATGATGCTATTCCTATTGGCGCTTCTCCAGCGCCTAAAACAGAAATTTCTGCAAACTGGCCTGGTAAATATGAGAAAATTTTCTCATCTTCCTTGTTTAGAAATGCAAGCTCAAATGTTTTAATATCCTTAGCTGTCGTTTCATTCGTTATTCTTTTAATTATCATAGGTATAGGCAAATAGGGATTATTCATTTCGACTCCAGTATATCTTTTAGTGTTTTTCTAATATCCAGATTAACAGGACAGTACTCTACACATCTTCCACAGCCTACACATCCATAGTCGCCCACATTTGTCTTTAAATAATCAAATTTATGCATAATTCTCTGCCGCCATCTTTCCTTTTGCGTTGCTCTGGGATTATGTCCAGAGACATGTGATGTAAATTTCGGAAACATACACGAATCCCAATTCCTCACCCTACAACCTTTCTCTCCTATAGTTTCATCCTGAATATCAAAGCAGTAACAAGCCGGACACAGATATGTACATATACCGCATTTTATGCATTTCTCGTGAATTTCATCCCAGATTGGAGACTCAAACATTCCATGCAATTTTTTATTTATATCTTTTATTTCAAAAACAGGTTTTAGTCTTTTTTCTGCGTTCTTTTTAAGCTCCTCTGCTTCCTTGATATCTTCCTGAGAAGCATTATCAAGATGCACAAAAAGCTTCTCGCACTGTTTTGTTACAGGAATAATAAGATGCTTTTCTTCCAGTTCAACAAACAACGCATCAAGTCCCTCAATTGAAAAAGGGCCTCCCTCAACAGACGTACAAAAACATGTCTGCCCGGGCTCATTACATGCCATACCTATAATGAGAGTGTTTTTTCGCCTGCTTTTGTAATATGAATCAGTTATATTCTCCAGAAATACCTTATCCAGCATAGCAATGGCCTTTCCATCACATGGACGAACCCCAAATAGGAGACTTTGTCTCTTTTTTCGCTTTAGATCTGTAATCTCATTACTGTTTCCTTTTTTGACAAATCTGAAAAGTTCCTCTGATTGAGGGAGTAAAAACTCCTTCACAGAATTTTTTGTATTTGAATAGGAAAGGCATATCTCATCTGCTTTATCAATCTTTGAGAAAAGGATACCTTCCTCTTTCTTTACAGGAGCAAAGAAATCATACTCTTTAACAAGCTTACTGATAAATTTCGGCAAATCTTTTTTTGCTAATATCTTGTTTTTCATTTTATAAAATCCTGGCTGTCATCCTCTTTAAATGTTGTAAATGGAGGTTTAATCTCTATATCAAGCCCTGTTTCATAGTCAAAAAGTGCTTCCCCGTCTTTTGTAATCTTCTGAGTGAACTGCCTCAGGTCTATATTCATTGGACATGCTCTTACACATGCTCCACAATCTGTGCATCTTCCAGCTTGATGGAAAATGCGTCCAAGATGAAAGAAAATAATATCAGAGAGATTATTAGTTGTGCCAACCCATCTTGGTTTTTCCTGATCAATAAAACATTCCTTGCAATAACATGTCGGACACGCATTTCTGCACGCATTACATCTTATACATTTTGATAATTCTAACTCAAGATATTGCCACTTATCAGAAGAAGATTTTTTTTCAAACTTTTCAACCTCTTTATACTTATCTTTCTTCTTGTTTTCTTTAACTTTCTCTCCAACAAGCACATCATATATTACAGGGTTCTTATGTTCGCATATAAGACAGTAATCATGAAGCACATTGTTCTTATCAGTCATTCCCTCGCATGGTATGCCAATAATATATAATTGCTCCCGTTTTATCTGATTTTCCTGAATAAGAACTACTATGGATCTTGAATCACACCCTTTAGCCACAATCCCAATTTTATCCTTGCGTTTTGGCAGATAATTTGCCAGATTATTCCCGCAAAACGAGTTCCATATAAGTCTATCCGCCTGATCAGGGCTTTTTATAAAACACGGAGCTACACACGAAGGAAGTGTCCCTTTTTCAAAACCAATAACAACATCTACTTTTTTCTCTTTAAGAAGTTTTCTAGCGATGTCCTGTATTTTTTTATCTTTCATATTTCCTTTACCAGCTTCTTTGCAGGGCCGAGTTTTTTGACTTCCTCTGTTACCTCTTTTATAACTTCTGCAAATTTGCCGCCTTCAGAAGCAGACACCCATGAGAAATGTATTCTTCCCGGCTCAATGCCAACATATTGAAGCAAGCTATTTATGATAGCAAACTTTCTTCTAGCATGATAATTACCTGTTAGATAATGACAATCTCCCGGATGACAGCCTGAAACCAAAACCCCGTCAACTCCATGTTGAAGAGATCTGATTATATATAGAGGATTCATTCTGCCTGAGCATGGTACACGGATAATCCGCACATTAGGCGGATACTGCAGTCTGCTTATTCCAGCCAGATCAGCTCCTGCGTATGAACACCAGTTACAGAGAAAAGCAATTATCTTTGGCTGCCAGCTTTTAGCTCTAAATTTTGAATTCTTATTCATCTTTTATTCTCTACAGCGCGTCAATCTGCGCAAGAATTTGTTCATCTGTAAAACCGCTAATGGTTATTGCGTTTGGTCTGCATGATGCAGAACATGCTCCACATCCTTTACATAAGGTAGAATTTACAATAGCAATATTGCGCTCCTCATTAATCTCTATTGCCTTATAAGCGCATACTTCAACACATAATCCGCAACCGTCGCATTTACTCTCATCAACAACAGAAATAGTACCCTCTGCAAAAATCTGTTTTTTACTCAATACAGTACATGCTCTGCCTGCTGCTGCATATGCCTGAATAATACTTTCCCTTATATTTTTTGGCCCGTGAGCAAGACCGCACATAAAAATACCTTCAGTCGAAAAATCAACAGGACGGAGTTTCATGTGCGCCTCAAGAAAGAACCTATCCTCATTTAATGGCACTTTCATCATTTGTGAGAGCTCTATATTTTCAGGATTAGGTATAATT
The bacterium DNA segment above includes these coding regions:
- the purD gene encoding phosphoribosylamine--glycine ligase — encoded protein: MKVLVIGSGGREHALVWKIAQSLRVSKIYCAPGNAGISQKAECVPIKAENISELIRFAEEKEIDLTVVGPEASLTKGIVDEFEKRNLRVFGPSKGASQLEGSKIFAKEIMLEAGVPTGKCEVFEDSDRAAQYIKSQPVPIVVKADGLAAGKGVIVAKTKEEALEAVELIMVKRAFGKAGDKIMIEECLVGEEASILAFCDGESFIPMVASQDHKAIYDGDKGPNTGGMGAYSPAPVINEDMMKTISSQVFQPIINKMEKKGMSYKGVLYAGLMITESGLKVLEFNVRFGDPETQVILPRLKTDLIDIMESCIDGKLNEASIEWRNETAVCVVIASGGYPGPYKKGEKIIGIKQAEELQDVVVFHAGTVLAGVDIATSGGRVLGVTALGANIEQAIDKAYKAVGEIHFNKMYFRSDIADKALKYL
- a CDS encoding FAD/NAD(P)-binding protein, with protein sequence MNNPYLPIPMIIKRITNETTAKDIKTFELAFLNKEDEKIFSYLPGQFAEISVLGAGEAPIGIASSPTEKGILKFTVKWYEKGVVTNALHNLFTGDEVGIRGPFGNSFQSKNIIGKSVVVIGGGFAFTTLRSLTTYMIHHNNRNKFKNITVIYGARSPDDLIYKKELEEWAERDDVKLYVTVDKGDKGWKGREGFVPTVVGEVAPSAQGAVAIICGPPVMIKFTIPKLVELGFSPENILNSLEMRMKCGIGKCGRCNIGNKYVCKDGPIFSLAELNDLPKEY
- a CDS encoding 4Fe-4S dicluster domain-containing protein, which produces MKNKILAKKDLPKFISKLVKEYDFFAPVKKEEGILFSKIDKADEICLSYSNTKNSVKEFLLPQSEELFRFVKKGNSNEITDLKRKKRQSLLFGVRPCDGKAIAMLDKVFLENITDSYYKSRRKNTLIIGMACNEPGQTCFCTSVEGGPFSIEGLDALFVELEEKHLIIPVTKQCEKLFVHLDNASQEDIKEAEELKKNAEKRLKPVFEIKDINKKLHGMFESPIWDEIHEKCIKCGICTYLCPACYCFDIQDETIGEKGCRVRNWDSCMFPKFTSHVSGHNPRATQKERWRQRIMHKFDYLKTNVGDYGCVGCGRCVEYCPVNLDIRKTLKDILESK
- a CDS encoding 4Fe-4S binding protein, encoding MKDKKIQDIARKLLKEKKVDVVIGFEKGTLPSCVAPCFIKSPDQADRLIWNSFCGNNLANYLPKRKDKIGIVAKGCDSRSIVVLIQENQIKREQLYIIGIPCEGMTDKNNVLHDYCLICEHKNPVIYDVLVGEKVKENKKKDKYKEVEKFEKKSSSDKWQYLELELSKCIRCNACRNACPTCYCKECFIDQEKPRWVGTTNNLSDIIFFHLGRIFHQAGRCTDCGACVRACPMNIDLRQFTQKITKDGEALFDYETGLDIEIKPPFTTFKEDDSQDFIK
- a CDS encoding hydrogenase iron-sulfur subunit — its product is MNKNSKFRAKSWQPKIIAFLCNWCSYAGADLAGISRLQYPPNVRIIRVPCSGRMNPLYIIRSLQHGVDGVLVSGCHPGDCHYLTGNYHARRKFAIINSLLQYVGIEPGRIHFSWVSASEGGKFAEVIKEVTEEVKKLGPAKKLVKEI